A window of the Coprobacter fastidiosus genome harbors these coding sequences:
- a CDS encoding SGNH/GDSL hydrolase family protein: MLIKRFVSVVFGVCIVCVVNAQSATGSYANKLRNELVKTWPHNRTINIVFHGHSVPSGYANTPVVNTLGAYPHLTLHAIKEHYPYAVVNVITTSIGGEQSEQGEKRFKKEVLTHRPDLLFIDYALNDRSIGLERSLKAWEKMIKQALKQDIKIVLMTPTPDLTENILDENTPLAKHARQIRDLASKYHLGLVDSYAMFKDLAKEGKDLREYMSQSNHPNAEGHKVVLKAIEKWFVSR, translated from the coding sequence ATGCTTATCAAAAGATTCGTATCGGTAGTATTTGGTGTCTGTATAGTTTGTGTTGTAAATGCCCAATCGGCAACAGGAAGCTATGCTAATAAATTGAGAAATGAGTTAGTAAAGACATGGCCGCATAACCGGACGATAAATATTGTATTTCATGGTCATAGTGTTCCGTCCGGTTATGCCAATACTCCTGTGGTGAATACTTTAGGTGCTTATCCGCATTTGACCCTTCATGCAATAAAAGAGCATTATCCTTATGCCGTAGTGAACGTGATTACGACTTCTATCGGGGGAGAACAATCGGAACAAGGTGAAAAACGATTTAAAAAAGAGGTATTGACTCACCGTCCGGATTTGTTATTTATTGATTATGCATTGAATGACAGGAGTATAGGGTTAGAACGATCATTAAAGGCTTGGGAAAAGATGATTAAACAGGCTTTGAAACAAGACATAAAGATTGTTCTGATGACCCCGACTCCGGATCTTACTGAAAATATTTTAGATGAGAATACTCCATTAGCCAAGCATGCCCGGCAAATACGTGATTTGGCATCGAAATATCATTTGGGGTTGGTCGATAGTTATGCTATGTTCAAAGATTTGGCTAAGGAAGGGAAAGATCTTCGGGAATACATGAGTCAGTCGAATCACCCTAATGCAGAAGGGCATAAGGTCGTATTAAAGGCAATTGAGAAATGGTTTGTTTCACGGTAG
- a CDS encoding sugar-binding domain-containing protein: protein MKRLVFFLPFFLVGLAFQMQAQPGCHTISLDGIWSFKADPLGMGLQSNGLQMFPSLTETITLPGSTDEAGKGIRTQGLSSIRLTRMFEYKGPAWYEKKVFIPEDWAGKEISLFLERVHWETKLWVNGAYVGREESLSVPHIYTLGKFLKPGEVNTIRLRVNNDLIYNIEYSHAISAETQTNWNGIIGKIELRATDKVYISDVQVYPDIKGKKARLEVTFNNSDKLSLKGDLEIMGKTADNLFDIPKKKIPVTGNDSLIFMEIDLPLGDQIRTWDEFDPNLYLLNLFLNVKADKESYFDTKQVKFGMREVGVKGSHFTMNGREIFIRGTVNSAEFPLTGYPVMDESGWLHILKTCKDYGLNCVRFHSWCPPEAAFKVADSLGIYLQIENSDWRFTVGEDKTVNDFLRREADRIFKEYGNHPSFVFFCEGNELCGSGVKEFLSESVTHWKRDPRHLYTGSAAYPYVPENQYNVLYGARPHRWKEGLKSRFNVAPLNTLYDYSEYVKKYPIPMITHEIGQWCVYPNYDEIKKYTGVLKPYNYQIFRESLRDHHMLDLAEEFTRASGKFHLIQKKEEFESYYRTPGMAGYHLLQLNDFPGQGTSPVGVVDVFWDPKPYVTADEFKSMVSPCLPLLLTSSFVWTNDSIFTGEARIANFGKSDIKKAVLKWTLKYPDGKIYAQGKLPAKDIPIGSPHSLGKIKISLKGIKKAEQMKLIFDISGTSYRNQWDIWVYPSVLPEVNVPSEIKIVNSWNTEVKEYLKQGGKVLLLADTADVRTTVSSCFSGISWNAVWSGMPPELLGILCNPSHPLYAYFPTEFHSNWQWWDLVIPSKLMNLDHTPSTYRPLLQMIPDWNKNNKLGLVAEAKVGKGELLICTIDLLRNMDKRPVARQFLYSLKKYVSSPDFHPEEELSEQAVDVLFN from the coding sequence ATGAAACGTTTAGTTTTTTTTCTTCCTTTTTTTCTGGTCGGACTTGCATTTCAGATGCAAGCCCAACCGGGATGTCATACAATTTCTTTAGATGGAATATGGTCATTTAAAGCAGATCCTCTCGGGATGGGTCTTCAGAGTAATGGATTGCAGATGTTTCCATCTCTTACCGAAACAATTACATTACCCGGTTCTACTGATGAGGCGGGTAAAGGGATTCGTACACAAGGACTCTCTTCTATACGACTAACAAGAATGTTTGAATATAAAGGTCCGGCATGGTATGAAAAAAAGGTCTTCATTCCGGAAGATTGGGCAGGGAAAGAGATTTCATTATTTCTTGAAAGAGTCCATTGGGAAACTAAATTATGGGTTAATGGAGCTTATGTCGGACGGGAAGAAAGTCTGTCTGTTCCCCATATTTATACATTAGGAAAATTTTTGAAACCCGGAGAGGTAAATACAATACGTTTACGTGTAAATAATGACCTGATTTATAATATTGAATATAGCCATGCCATTAGTGCCGAAACACAAACTAATTGGAACGGCATTATAGGAAAAATAGAACTAAGAGCTACGGACAAAGTATATATATCGGATGTGCAGGTCTATCCCGATATTAAGGGCAAAAAGGCTCGTTTGGAGGTGACTTTCAATAATAGCGATAAGTTATCGTTGAAAGGTGATTTGGAAATTATGGGAAAAACTGCGGATAATCTTTTTGATATTCCAAAGAAAAAAATTCCTGTGACCGGAAATGATTCGCTTATCTTTATGGAAATAGATTTACCTCTTGGAGATCAGATCAGGACATGGGATGAGTTTGATCCGAATCTTTATCTGTTAAATCTTTTTCTGAATGTTAAAGCAGATAAAGAATCTTATTTCGATACGAAACAGGTCAAATTCGGAATGCGTGAGGTGGGAGTGAAAGGTTCTCATTTTACGATGAACGGACGTGAAATATTTATACGGGGAACTGTTAACAGTGCCGAATTTCCATTGACCGGATATCCGGTTATGGATGAATCGGGATGGTTACATATCCTAAAGACCTGTAAAGATTACGGATTGAATTGTGTTCGTTTTCATTCATGGTGTCCTCCTGAAGCAGCATTCAAGGTTGCTGATAGTTTAGGAATTTATTTGCAAATAGAGAACTCTGATTGGCGGTTTACGGTAGGAGAAGATAAAACTGTTAATGATTTTTTACGTCGTGAGGCAGACCGGATATTCAAAGAATACGGAAACCATCCTTCTTTTGTCTTTTTCTGTGAGGGAAATGAACTTTGCGGTTCGGGAGTAAAAGAATTTCTTTCAGAATCGGTAACTCATTGGAAACGAGATCCCAGACATCTTTATACAGGAAGTGCTGCATATCCTTATGTCCCTGAAAATCAATATAACGTTTTATATGGAGCACGCCCTCATAGATGGAAAGAGGGTTTAAAGAGTCGTTTTAATGTTGCTCCCTTGAATACTTTGTATGATTATTCGGAGTATGTAAAAAAATATCCGATACCGATGATTACACATGAAATAGGTCAATGGTGTGTTTATCCTAATTATGACGAGATAAAAAAATATACGGGAGTTCTTAAACCATATAATTATCAGATATTCAGGGAATCGTTGCGGGATCATCATATGCTGGATTTAGCTGAGGAGTTTACACGTGCATCCGGTAAATTTCATTTAATACAAAAAAAAGAAGAATTCGAATCTTATTATCGTACACCGGGTATGGCTGGATACCATTTGTTGCAATTGAATGATTTTCCGGGTCAAGGAACTTCTCCTGTAGGTGTGGTCGATGTTTTTTGGGATCCGAAACCTTATGTTACTGCAGATGAATTTAAAAGCATGGTTTCCCCTTGTCTTCCGTTATTGTTGACTTCTTCGTTTGTTTGGACAAATGATTCGATTTTTACCGGTGAGGCACGTATTGCGAATTTCGGAAAATCGGATATAAAGAAGGCTGTACTGAAATGGACGTTGAAATATCCTGATGGCAAGATATATGCTCAAGGAAAGCTCCCGGCAAAAGATATACCGATCGGTAGTCCGCATTCATTAGGTAAAATAAAAATTTCTCTGAAAGGAATCAAAAAAGCGGAACAGATGAAACTCATTTTTGATATTTCAGGAACTTCATATCGGAATCAATGGGATATATGGGTATATCCCTCTGTATTGCCGGAGGTGAATGTCCCTTCTGAGATAAAAATCGTAAATTCATGGAATACAGAAGTGAAAGAGTACTTGAAACAAGGAGGAAAAGTACTTTTACTTGCAGATACTGCAGATGTCCGAACTACGGTTTCATCGTGTTTCTCCGGGATTTCATGGAATGCAGTCTGGTCTGGTATGCCTCCTGAATTATTAGGTATTTTGTGTAATCCTTCGCACCCGTTATATGCATATTTCCCAACAGAGTTTCATTCTAATTGGCAGTGGTGGGATTTGGTTATTCCTTCTAAATTGATGAATCTTGATCATACACCTTCGACTTATAGGCCGTTGTTGCAGATGATTCCCGATTGGAATAAAAATAATAAGCTGGGGTTAGTCGCTGAAGCCAAAGTCGGGAAAGGAGAATTGTTGATCTGTACGATCGATTTGCTCCGGAATATGGATAAAAGACCAGTCGCACGGCAATTTTTATATAGTTTGAAGAAGTATGTAAGCAGTCCTGATTTTCATCCGGAAGAAGAACTGTCCGAACAGGCTGTCGATGTATTGTTTAATTAA
- a CDS encoding endonuclease/exonuclease/phosphatase family protein yields MKKVLYLICFLVYCFGLEAHQMKVASYNIRFANRNDSINGNGWGQRCPVIADLIRYHDFDIFGTQEGKFHQVEELKNKLRGYDYIGVGRDDGMKRGEFTAIYYKTDRFELLDEGNFWLSSTPDYPSLGWDADQVRLCTWGKFKDKQTGFVFMFFNLHADHVGVKSRDESASLVLQKIKKSGGKLPVILTGDFNADQNSRCYMTIVNSKVLSDAYECAGIRYAVTGTFNAFDPNRKTTTRIDHIFLTSHFSVDRYGILTDTYRIPVKNMENAFQARNPSDHFPVVAIIEYK; encoded by the coding sequence ATGAAAAAGGTGCTGTATTTAATTTGCTTTTTGGTTTATTGTTTTGGACTTGAAGCCCACCAAATGAAAGTTGCTTCATATAATATTCGGTTTGCGAATCGTAATGATTCGATTAATGGCAATGGGTGGGGGCAGCGCTGTCCTGTTATTGCCGATTTAATCCGTTATCACGATTTTGATATATTCGGGACGCAAGAAGGAAAGTTTCATCAGGTAGAAGAGCTGAAAAACAAGTTGCGGGGGTATGATTATATTGGAGTAGGACGTGATGACGGAATGAAAAGGGGAGAGTTTACTGCTATTTATTATAAGACAGATCGCTTTGAACTTTTAGATGAAGGAAATTTTTGGCTTTCTTCTACTCCTGATTATCCCAGTTTGGGATGGGATGCCGATCAAGTGCGTTTGTGTACTTGGGGAAAGTTCAAGGATAAGCAGACAGGTTTTGTTTTTATGTTTTTTAATTTACACGCCGATCATGTCGGAGTAAAATCCAGAGATGAAAGCGCTTCTTTAGTATTGCAGAAAATTAAGAAATCGGGAGGTAAATTGCCTGTTATCTTAACCGGTGATTTTAATGCGGATCAAAATAGTAGATGTTATATGACGATTGTGAATTCAAAAGTGTTATCGGATGCGTATGAATGTGCTGGTATACGTTATGCTGTAACGGGAACTTTTAATGCTTTTGATCCTAATAGAAAGACTACAACCCGTATCGATCATATATTTCTTACATCGCATTTTAGTGTTGATCGGTATGGAATATTGACTGATACTTATCGAATTCCTGTGAAAAACATGGAAAATGCATTTCAGGCACGTAATCCGTCAGATCATTTTCCTGTAGTTGCAATTATTGAATATAAATAG
- a CDS encoding glycoside hydrolase → MRRMSLFVCLCFLLPIYAWSVSDNKAKQIADINFEDGTASDNLGNVIAETLNGASVISDDIRQGKVLSFDADLKGCLQLKGDILSDEMTISFFGKREDIDPNANWRMFLALYADDGSNIYLTPKTSWGDDSYIVIDNKPYSTYRSIAGEPLENNQWYHFALVFKGIQVKYYVNGKLSGELETLLNLSDFNISKIFLGCNPETSYSMSGRIDNIKIYHTALAVNQIAALAEDKELPEPSVSEDGEIAYARFSFETGLEDDMKNIESSSLNVERTKNNVRGYVADIKSDSRMSLQIGDLMKEELSFSFVYFKDLFKEEDVGKVLVRFQGQNNDEALLLVSQITSGQAVFEFKIREDGIVRTTGKMATVPLYSGKWNSISLVQVFSAGGSPYYRIYLNGALGKQIAGYTNKENPFSQIDFGCGENTCTGLFDEITLEKSSLTSDEIRDWDAEFCDFSEFTVCVDQKKQTIRNFGASDGWSTQFIGKYFPENKKEHLAELLFSCDTLSNGTPKGIGLSAWRFNIGAGTSEQGAASRISDETRRTECFLNPDMTTYDWTKQAGQQWFLEKAVKTYNVPDIIGWQNSPPVYYTVRGLGFREYGDAKSTILKREHFNDFGKFLADVVSHFKEQGINFKYISPLNEPQWEWNATSDGGVVSQEGTPWTNQEVSDVVKAIDAEFVKRGIDTKLFITEAGSINYLLKESTGDYANQLYNFWDDRSDLKIKDLPSVSSYVSSHSYWTDASATDIVEKRNALRDQIEETDPELEYWQTEYSLLGNGYKAIHSGGSSRTLSPMECGISLARIIHNDLVEADCSGWQWWTTFEKDASSGNEERFALIRYILNNQQTDGVYRPTKLLYALGNFSRFIRPGMKRVDVMRLDGLSAADAIANQMVSAYIDEINQELVIVVINASTQSRSIRMNISGLSNNMGITHFTPYITTNNLNDALRRGSDIAVTENYTMPATSIVTFVGKIKDLSDTGIIESVSDSRITVYPNPAKDQVTIRSEVPVNKISLIDLNGKIIYSSNPDSEIAVLPLNGLYKGVYVLKLNTGEETEIQKLIVK, encoded by the coding sequence ATGAGAAGAATGTCTTTATTTGTTTGTCTATGTTTTCTTTTGCCTATATATGCATGGTCGGTTAGCGATAATAAAGCAAAACAGATTGCAGATATAAATTTTGAGGACGGTACAGCATCGGATAATTTAGGAAATGTTATTGCCGAAACATTAAATGGGGCTTCTGTAATATCTGATGATATACGGCAGGGAAAAGTGCTGAGTTTTGATGCTGATTTGAAAGGCTGCTTACAGTTGAAAGGGGATATATTATCGGATGAAATGACCATCTCTTTTTTTGGTAAAAGAGAAGATATCGATCCCAATGCAAATTGGCGGATGTTTTTAGCACTGTATGCCGATGACGGAAGCAATATCTATTTAACTCCTAAAACATCATGGGGGGACGATAGTTATATCGTTATCGATAATAAGCCTTATTCAACTTATCGTTCGATCGCAGGAGAACCTTTAGAAAATAACCAGTGGTATCATTTTGCTCTTGTTTTCAAAGGAATTCAAGTAAAATATTATGTAAATGGAAAGTTGTCGGGAGAGCTTGAAACGTTGCTGAATCTTTCAGATTTTAATATTTCAAAAATCTTTTTAGGATGTAATCCCGAGACAAGTTATTCGATGAGTGGGCGTATCGATAATATAAAAATATATCATACGGCTCTTGCCGTTAACCAGATTGCAGCACTTGCTGAAGATAAAGAGTTGCCAGAGCCTTCTGTTTCTGAGGACGGGGAAATAGCTTATGCGCGGTTTTCTTTTGAAACAGGATTGGAAGATGACATGAAGAATATTGAAAGTTCGTCTTTAAACGTGGAACGAACAAAAAATAATGTAAGAGGATATGTAGCCGACATTAAAAGTGATAGCCGAATGTCTTTGCAAATTGGCGATTTAATGAAAGAAGAGTTATCTTTTAGTTTTGTATATTTTAAAGATTTGTTTAAAGAGGAGGATGTCGGTAAGGTGTTAGTCCGTTTCCAAGGTCAAAATAATGATGAAGCTTTATTGCTTGTTTCACAAATTACTTCGGGGCAAGCCGTGTTTGAATTTAAGATTAGAGAAGACGGGATTGTCCGAACTACTGGGAAAATGGCAACTGTTCCATTATATTCCGGCAAATGGAACAGCATATCTTTGGTACAGGTTTTTAGTGCAGGAGGTAGTCCTTATTACCGAATATATTTGAATGGGGCTCTGGGAAAACAGATCGCAGGATATACGAATAAAGAAAACCCTTTTTCTCAGATCGATTTTGGTTGTGGAGAAAATACGTGTACCGGTCTTTTTGATGAGATAACTTTAGAAAAAAGTTCTCTTACTTCGGACGAAATTCGGGACTGGGATGCTGAATTCTGTGATTTTTCAGAATTTACGGTTTGTGTAGATCAGAAAAAGCAAACTATACGCAATTTTGGGGCATCAGATGGTTGGAGTACTCAATTTATAGGAAAATATTTTCCGGAAAATAAAAAAGAGCATTTAGCGGAGTTATTATTCAGTTGTGATACTTTATCGAATGGTACGCCTAAAGGTATAGGATTGTCTGCGTGGCGTTTTAATATAGGGGCAGGGACATCTGAGCAAGGAGCAGCCAGCCGTATTTCGGATGAAACACGTCGTACCGAATGTTTCTTGAATCCGGATATGACTACATATGATTGGACAAAACAAGCCGGACAGCAGTGGTTTTTGGAGAAAGCGGTAAAAACGTATAATGTGCCGGATATTATAGGTTGGCAAAATTCTCCCCCTGTCTATTATACAGTGAGAGGTTTGGGATTTCGGGAATACGGTGATGCGAAATCGACTATTTTGAAGAGAGAGCATTTCAATGATTTCGGGAAATTTTTAGCCGATGTTGTCTCCCATTTTAAAGAACAAGGAATTAATTTTAAATATATTAGTCCTTTGAATGAACCTCAATGGGAGTGGAATGCAACTTCTGACGGAGGAGTCGTATCGCAAGAGGGAACTCCTTGGACAAATCAAGAAGTTTCGGATGTAGTTAAAGCGATCGATGCAGAATTTGTAAAAAGGGGTATTGATACCAAGTTGTTTATTACAGAAGCTGGCTCTATAAATTATTTATTGAAAGAAAGTACGGGAGATTATGCAAATCAATTATATAATTTTTGGGATGATCGGTCTGATCTTAAGATAAAAGATCTTCCTTCGGTTTCATCTTATGTATCTTCTCATAGTTATTGGACAGATGCTTCTGCTACGGATATTGTAGAGAAGAGAAATGCGTTGCGAGATCAAATAGAAGAGACCGATCCTGAATTAGAGTATTGGCAAACTGAATATTCGTTGTTGGGAAATGGCTATAAGGCCATTCATAGCGGAGGCTCTTCCCGTACGTTATCTCCGATGGAATGCGGAATATCATTGGCTCGGATTATTCATAATGATTTAGTAGAGGCTGATTGTTCCGGTTGGCAATGGTGGACGACATTCGAAAAAGATGCAAGTAGTGGCAATGAAGAACGTTTTGCTCTAATTCGATATATTTTGAATAACCAGCAAACAGATGGTGTATACCGTCCTACAAAATTACTTTATGCTTTGGGAAATTTTTCTCGGTTTATCCGTCCGGGCATGAAACGGGTCGATGTAATGCGGTTGGATGGTCTCTCTGCCGCAGATGCAATTGCAAACCAAATGGTTTCGGCATATATCGATGAAATCAACCAGGAACTTGTAATTGTTGTGATAAATGCTTCGACACAATCCCGTTCGATACGTATGAATATATCCGGATTAAGTAATAATATGGGAATAACACACTTTACTCCCTATATTACGACTAATAATCTGAATGATGCTTTAAGACGAGGATCGGATATTGCTGTTACAGAGAATTATACGATGCCGGCGACATCAATTGTTACTTTTGTCGGTAAAATAAAGGATCTTTCCGATACCGGCATAATTGAATCTGTTAGCGATTCTCGGATTACTGTATATCCGAATCCTGCAAAAGATCAGGTTACCATCCGTTCAGAAGTTCCGGTCAATAAAATATCTTTAATTGATTTAAATGGTAAAATAATCTATTCTTCAAATCCGGATTCTGAGATAGCGGTATTACCATTAAATGGATTATATAAAGGTGTTTATGTATTGAAATTAAATACTGGAGAAGAAACTGAAATTCAAAAATTGATTGTCAAATAA